In the genome of Rhodamnia argentea isolate NSW1041297 chromosome 3, ASM2092103v1, whole genome shotgun sequence, one region contains:
- the LOC115753528 gene encoding cytochrome P450 78A9-like has translation MKTDVDTTLWAFAVATKLSGAFMQPHVAMAYTFLLFAALAWLSISLVYWAHPGGPAWGKYCFSKGKLSSFSNFKPIPGPRGLPLFGSIKLMANQLAHRQIAAAAQSHDARRLMAFSLGHTRVIVTCDPDVAKEILHSRVFADRPVKESAYSLMFNRAIGFAPCSEYWRVLRRIAATHFFCPKQIKATEDQRCAIASGMVSSLGRHNHREPFTVHQVLKRASLHHMMFLVFGRRYELDHMNEEAEELKRLVDEGYELLGTLNWSDHFSWLSDFDPQNIRARCWRLLPKVKVFVSRMIREHREKAGDRDCMDFVDVLLSLQASEKLSDLDIIAVLWEMIFRGTDTVAVLIEWILARMVLHPEVQSKVQNELDQVVGKYRSDVVDEGHTARLVYLQAVVKEVLRLHPPGPLLSWARLAAADTLVDGHHVPAGTTAMVNMWAISRDPEVWEDPHRFMPERFVAGEEGRVELSVLGSDLRLAPFGSGRRSCPGKSLGLITVTHWAAHLLHEYEWLPSASDWGTGVNLTEVLRLSCEMAYPLTVIVRPRRRALK, from the exons ATGAAAACCGATGTCGATACCACCCTCTGGGCTTTTGCTGTTGCCACCAAACTATCCGGAGCTTTTATGCAACCGCATGTCGCGATGGCATATACGTTTCTCCTCTTCGCCGCTTTAGCTTGGCTGTCAATTTCCCTAGTTTACTGGGCTCATCCTGGTGGTCCTGCTTGGGGCAAGTACTGCTTTTCCAAGGGAAAGCTTTCTTCCTTCAGTAACTTCAAGCCTATTCCAGGTCCTAGAGGATTGCCTTTGTTTGGCAGCATCAAACTGATGGCCAACCAGCTCGCGCATCGCCAGATCGCAGCCGCCGCTCAATCACATGACGCAAGGCGGTTGATGGCCTTCAGCTTGGGCCACACGCGTGTTATTGTCACATGTGATCCCGACGTGGCCAAAGAGATCCTCCACAGCCGTGTGTTTGCAGATCGTCCCGTGAAGGAGTCCGCTTACAGCTTGATGTTTAATCGAGCCATCGGGTTTGCTCCTTGTAGTGAATACTGGAGAGTGCTCAGGAGAATCGCTGCCACCCATTTCTTCTGTCCGAAGCAAATCAAGGCTACCGAGGATCAGAGATGTGCCATTGCTTCTGGGATGGTTTCATCCTTGGGTCGCCACAACCATCGTGAACCTTTCACAGTCCACCAAGTCCTCAAAAGAGCTTCGCTCCACCACATGATGTTCCTGGTGTTTGGACGCAGATATGAACTGGATCATATGAATGAAGAAGCGGAGGAGCTGAAGAGGTTGGTCGATGAAGGGTACGAATTGCTGGGCACGCTCAACTGGTCGGACCACTTCTCTTGGCTGTCTGATTTTGATCCTCAGAACATTCGGGCCAGATGCTGGCGACTCTTACCTAAGGTGAAGGTCTTTGTCAGCCGAATGATCAGGGAACATAGAGAGAAGGCCGGCGACAGAGACTGCATGGACTTCGTTGACGTTTTGCTCTCTCTTCAAGCTTCTGAGAAATTGTCCGACTTGGATATTATTGCTGTTCTTTGG GAAATGATATTCAGAGGGACGGACACGGTTGCTGTCTTGATCGAGTGGATTCTGGCAAGGATGGTGCTGCATCCTGAGGTGCAATCCAAGGTACAAAATGAGCTCGACCAAGTGGTGGGAAAATACCGCAGTGATGTCGTCGACGAGGGACACACGGCACGTCTGGTTTATCTGCAGGCCGTGGTGAAGGAGGTCCTAAGACTGCACCCACCCGGTCCGCTCCTCTCCTGGGCACGATTGGCAGCAGCGGACACATTGGTCGACGGGCATCACGTGCCCGCAGGGACTACAGCAATGGTCAACATGTGGGCCATATCCAGGGACCCGGAGGTCTGGGAGGACCCTCATCGGTTCATGCCTGAAAGGTTCGTTGCAGGCGAGGAAGGAAGGGTGGAGCTTTCAGTGTTAGGTTCGGATCTGAGGCTTGCCCCCTTCGGATCGGGTAGGAGGAGCTGCCCAGGGAAGAGCTTGGGGCTGATCACCGTCACTCATTGGGCGGCCCATCTGTTGCACGAGTATGAGTGGTTACCCTCCGCCTCGGACTGGGGCACCGGCGTCAACTTGACCGAGGTGCTCAGGCTTTCTTGCGAGATGGCGTATCCACTCACGGTCATTGTGCGCCCACGCCGGAGAGCTCTTAAGTAG
- the LOC115753537 gene encoding cytochrome b5-like has translation MGSNPKVHSFDEVADHNSRDDCWLIISGKVYEVTPFLEDHPGGDEVLLNNTGKDATDEFEDVGHSESAREMMEKYYIGEVDCSTLPAKSEYTPPTQVPSGQVQSSGIVIKILQFLVPLLILGLAFALRYFGKTD, from the exons ATGGGATCCAATCCTAAAGTTCATTCCTTTGATGAGGTCGCTGACCACAACAGCCGCGACGATTGCTGGCTTATTATCTCTGGCAAG GTCTATGAGGTAACTCCTTTTCTGGAGGATCATCCTGGAGGGGATGAAGTCTTACTAAACAATACAG GGAAAGATGCAACTGATGAATTTGAAGATGTTGGTCATAGTGAATCTGCAAGAGAGATGATGGAGAAGTATTATATCGGCGAAGTTGACTGCTCCACTCTTCCAGCAAAGAGTGAGTACACTCCACCAACGCAGGTGCCTTCTGGCCAGGTCCAATCTTCTGGGATTGTGATAAAAATCTTGCAGTTTTTGGTTCCCCTGCTGATCTTGGGCCTCGCATTTGCACTAAGGTACTTTGGCAAAACAGACTAA
- the LOC115753530 gene encoding protein TILLER ANGLE CONTROL 1, producing the protein MKIFNWVQKRKRLNPNVLQDHELGRSVKNPESITADALALLEGLTFAGVLDGWKDGILTIGTFGYDPLKPLDQEKDELFLESHHESQEEEEYQHDLHHYPGDREEPNVEDEEQNPLMLTTFCNNDLVLDDELRLLNQYTDEIAKPRRSMVVDNVELAKGVVFEEEKKKKGQRVTLADLFSADSDVKGKPYPSEVDQPTKPLAKKDPASTKKDGQSFAKKLIHHMVSEDSRPTRKLHRLMRKMLKKKIHPELGSKINDKDDQMMKPGCIHQLLVTNNNQQKDEYHSLLQSPQGLPAVFADAMV; encoded by the exons ATGAAG ATCTTTAACTGGGtgcaaaagaggaagaggttgaATCCTAACGTCCTCCAAG ATCATGAGCTAGGCCGAAGCGTGAAAAATCCTGAATCCATCACTGCGGATGCGCTAGCATTACTTGAAGGGCTCACATTCGCGGGCGTGCTGGATGGTTGGAAAGACGGGATATTAACAATTGGAACTTTTGGTTATGACCCGCTGAAACCCTTGGACCAAGAAAAGGATGAGCTCTTCTTGGAGAGTCATCATGAGAGTCAGGAAGAGGAAGAATATCAGCATGATCTCCATCACTATCCTGGTGACCGGGAGGAACCGAATGTGGAGGACGAGGAACAGAACCCTCTGATGTTGACAACATTCTGCAACAACGACCTCGTCCTCGATGATGAGTTGCGACTACTGAATCAATACACAGATGAGATTGCTAAACCTCGCAGGTCAATGGTGGTGGACAACGTTGAGCTGGCCAAGGGAGTGGtgtttgaagaagaaaagaagaagaaagggcaGAGAGTGACCCTGGCCGACCTCTTCTCAGCAGATTCTGATGTCAAAGGAAAACCATATCCAAGTGAAGTTGATCAACCCACCAAGCCGTTGGCGAAAAAAGACCCTGCTTCAACCAAGAAAGATGGCCAGTCTTTTGCCAAGAAGCTCATTCATCACATGGTGTCTGAGGATTCACGCCCCACTAGAAAACTACACCGG TTGATGAGgaagatgttgaagaagaagatccaTCCCGAGCTGGGGAGCAAGATAAATGACAAAGACGATCAAATGATGAAGCCTGGTTGTATTCACCAACTCCTTGTCACCAACAACAATCAGCAGAAGGACGAGTACCACTCTCTCCTTCAATCTCCTCAAG GTCTGCCGGCTGTTTTTGCAGATGCCATGGTGTGA